GCTCTTTGATCACTAGATGGATGAAATCTTCTAAGTAGATTTCAACCTTTTCTAAACCTACCCTCAGTTTATAAATTTTTTCTTGCGATTTCATCAAATTTTTTGTGGCTTGCAAGTTGTTTTCTGGACCAATTTTTTCTATACAAGATTTGATTTTACTGTCTTTCAACGCCTGATTCAAATTTTGCCAAAGAACTTCAAATGCCTTATCTGTATCTAAATCTGCCCGGGTTTTTGAAAAGGCTTTCTCTTTCTGTGCATAAGGCATGCGTTCAAAAGACATCAGATCATCCCCCCAAGGTTGCGCCGCCAGCTGAGGCCCAGAAAAAATATTCTTTCTAAAAAAGTACGTATAAGTCAAAGCCGTTCTATGCATTTTTGGGGTGATTTTTTCAGTCAACAGCAAAAGATCTAAGCCCGTACCCGACCAAGACTTTTCTTCAAACTCCGGTACGGAAAGCTCTCGTTTAAGCATTTCTAAAAATTGAGACCTATGGGCAAGAACTTTTTCTTGTGTTGAGTGGTTTTCGGTTTTCGGCCTTGTTTCTAGCAATTTTTTTAAAGGACGCCCCCCAGCTTTTTTTCTTTTGTGGATAGGATATTTATTTTTTGTAGACATTTTTATACTCCTTTTTTATTTTAGATTTACTGTTTCTTTTATGGATATATTCATTAATACATTTTTTACTTAAAGTAAATATAAGTAATTAAAAAAAGTTAATGCTTTGTTTTTCATCCTTACAAGAATGGAGCAAATTAAAAATTCTATAGATACAAGGAATCACCTATATAATTTGCAAAATTCCCCGCCCCCCAGTACAATCTGCCCATGCTTAGACACTTGCACAAAAAATCCTTTACCCTTATGGGGCACCAAACGTCTATTGCCTTAGAACCTGAATTCTGGGAAGAACTTTCTAAAATAGCCGTCCTTAACAAAGTCTCACTGGCTGGCCTGATTTCTAAAATCGATGAAAATCGCACAAATCAGAAACTTCCCCATAGCCTAGCCAGTTGTTTAAGGTTATATGTATTAAAATATTTAAAAAATAAGGAAATAATGTGAAATTTATCAAAATAATAGGTTTAAGTTTTTTTATTGCTTTATCAGCCCATGGGGCGACAAATTCAGACCTTGAATCTGAAGACAGATGTCTTTCACCTTCTCCAGATTTTGAACCAGAAAGCAGACGTCTTTCATCTCCTGTCGAAGGTGTGGCAGAAACTCTAGATCTTTCTAAATTATTTAAAAATTTACTATCTTTGTTAGAGCCACTTAAACCCTCTGTCGTCAAAAGAAAAAGTTTTGAAGACGCGGACAGTCCTGCATCCAAAAGAAAATAGAAGCCACATTATTCTTCAGTGATCGTCTGCACCTCTAATACTTTTTTCTTTAGATTGAATTGATTCAAGGCCAGGCCAGACAGTACAAAAACAGCCCCCAACAAAATCAGCCTGGTTGGCACTTCATTTAAGAATAGAAATCCGAAAAGCATAGAAGTAACGGGAATCAATAAGGCAAAATGCAGCACCTTTGCGGGTGGATATTTTTTCAGCAAAAACCCCCAAATGCTGTATCCCACAACCCCTGAAATGAAAGAGGAATAAAGCAAAGTTATGGTGGTTTCCAGAGAAATATGCGTAAAGCTATTTACAAAAACATCTTTCCCCTCCACTACCCAAGAGAGTCCCAAAAGAGGAATGGGTGGAATAATATTCATCCACAAAATCAGATGAACCATATTCAACTGATGGGCCGACCGCATAGCAATATTTGAAATAGCACAAAATATAGCCACCAACAAAACCGCAGACAACCCATAAGTAGAGAAAGTATTCGTTTCAACCTGAAAGGCAATCAAGCCAATGCCCATAAACGCAATGATCATACTGACCCAATTTTGCCAATTGGGCCATTCTTTCAACCATATAATGCCCAGGACTAGGGTAAAGAATACTTGCATTTGCCCCAACAGGGCCACAAGCCCCGCAGGAAGCCCCCAATAGATGGCCAATAAAATCAAGGGCAACTGAAACGTCCCAATGAAAAGCCCCAGCATTCCTATCATTTTCCACGATGGTGGCCGGGGTATAAAAAATAAAAGAGGCCACACACAGACAGATCTTAAGGCCGAGAAAACCAGGGGCGACATGGTGTGCAACCCCATTTTCATAACAGGGAAGTTAAGCCCCCATATGACCGCCAACAAGACTGCTGCAAAGATATGTTTTGGTTTCAAACTGCCCCTCTCACCCCCTCAATAATCCGGTTTTGAACGTCTTCCGTCAAATAAGGATGCATAGGCAAACTAATCACTTCCTTAGCGCAATGATCTGTGACCTTTAAACCCTCAGGATCCCTAGGGAATTCCCTATAGGGGGCCTGGGTATGCAAAGGATGTGGATAATACACAACCGCTGGGATGCCCTGTTGGTTCAAATGATCCCGCACATGGTCACGGTTAGTAATCCTCAAGGTATATTGGGCCCAAACGGAACCGCCGTGCTCTGGCACAAAGGGAACTGTCGCCACATCTTTCAATGCTGCTGAATAGTGGGCCGCCACTTTATTACGCAGTTTCATTTCATGGGCAAATATTTTCAGCTTCTCAATCAAAATCGCCGCCTGCAACGTATCAATACGGCCTGTCAACCCCAGTCGAGAGGTCTCATATCGCACCTTCCCCTGCCCATGCAGCCGAATAGACTTCATGGCATCGGCTAGTTCTGAATCCTGGGTGAAAATGGCCCCCCCGTCTCCATAGCCGCCTAAAGGCTTGGCGGGAAAGAAGCTAGTTGTTCCAATCAGTCCATAAGCAAAAGTAGATTTACCCTTATAGGTCGCCCCAAAGCTCTGGGCCCCATCCACAATAGTCCACAATTTATGAGCCTTCGCAAGTTCGTTTATTTTATCGTGGTCAGAGGGTTGCCCAAACAGGTCCACAGAAATGATTCCTTTTAGATTAAGCCCCAGCTTTTTCGCATGATGAATTGACCTCTCTAAGCTTATGGGGCACATGGTATAGGTTCTTAAATCAATATCCACAAACACGGGCGTTGCCCCGCGCAAAGCCACAACTTCCGCTGTTGAAATAAAGGTGAAAGAGGGTACAAAAACCGCATCCCCCGGCCCAACATCTAAGGCCATTAAAGCAATGGTGATAGCGTCCGTTCCGTTAGAGCACGAAATCACATGAGGCATATGTGTAAAGGCAGACAGATCTTTTTCAAATTCAACGACCTCGGGCCCCATAATGAAATGACCGTGGTCCAGAACTTTTTTGATGGCCCCATCGATGTTAGGCCGAATAGTCTCAAGCTGAGTTTTAAGATCAATAAATGCGACTGTGTTTGTTTTGTTCATATCCTTTTCCTTTTTCCTTTTTGGTGCGCCCGAGGGGATTCGAACCTCTGACCTTTGCCTCCGGAGGGCAACGCTCTATCCAGCTGAGCTACGGGCGCCTAGTGTGGTATATTACTTATAACCGAAAAAGGATCGATATAATCAAAAACTTTGGGTATACTATATTCAATTATTGTTTCACTTTGTAAATAGAATAATATGAATTCGCCACAAATATCTGAAAAAATCTACACCACCCACCGGGAACAAGTCTCGTGCCAGGGAGATAAATCTGGAAAACATCCCAAAATTTATCTAAAGCTTCCCCCAACAGGGCAAGTCAAGTGCCCCTATTGTTGCAAAATTTTTGCGAAATCTGCCCCATGAGAAACGCCCTTAAATACTTCCTTACTTTTTTCGGCCTAGGTTTATGGCCCAAAATGCCGGGCACTTGGGGTAGTCTAGGTGCCATCCCCCTGGGAGTAATCTTGCTGTATTTTGGCGGACCCAAAGCAATTTTGACCGTGGCCCTTTTCTTGTTTTTCCTCAGTTGGCTTGCCACCAGAATCTATACGGCTGATTCCACAATTAAAGACCCCCAAGAAATTGTCATCGACGAGGTCATCGGTATGCTGATCAGCATGGCCTTTTGCCACAACGATCCAATCTTAATTCTACTAGCCTTTATCTTGTTCCGCCTATTTGACATTTTCAAAATTGGCCCCGTCCGCTGGGCCCAAAACCTGTCCGGAAACCCCTGGAAAGAATCCTTGGGTGTTATCCTGGACGACACCTTAGCTGGCCTCTACACCGGCCTTATCGTCTATGGGGTAAGCTGCTTTAGGTAGCCAACCCCTTAATTTTTACAAATGCGCCAACTTTTGCATAGCAATCTAAAAATCCGTATGCTAAATCATAAAGAATGCAGGACAAAAAAACTGACTCTTATGCCAAAAAAAATGCTGAGCGCTTATCTAAAGCCCTTCGCGAAAACCTGCTGAAAAGAAAACAACAGAAACGAGCTAAAGAAGAAACAGTAAAGAAAGATACTTAGGAGATTTTCATGGGAATAATGCCAGATACTTGGATTCGGGAACAGGCTAAAAAGGGCATGATCACGCCCTTTGCGGAAAATCAGGTCGCAAGCGGCAAAATTTCTTATGGACTTTCATCTTATGGCTATGATGCCCGGGCAGCCCGGGAATTCAAGATTTTTACCAATGTGGACAGCGCTATTGTTGACCCTAAGAATTTTTCGAATTCATCTTTCGTTGATCGGGAAACAGACGTCTGCATTCTGCCCCCCAATAGTTTCGCCCTGGCCCGCACGGTAGAGTACTTCAAAATTCCCCGAGATGTGCTGGTCATCTGCCTAGGTAAATCAACCTATGCCCGCTGCGGCATTATTGTGAACGTAACGCCTTTGGAGCCCGAATGGGAAGGCCATGTGACGCTGGAATTTTCAAACACAACCCCCCTGCCCGCCAAGATTTATGCGAATGAAGGCGTGTGCCAGTTTTTGTTTTTTAAAGGAGATTCCTTGTGTGAAGTTTCTTACAAAGACCGGGCTGGAAAATACATGGCGCAAACAGGCGTGACCTTGCCTAAAATTTTGAGTAAATAATATGGATAAGCTAAGGATTCAGGGCGGATTCCCCCTTAAAGGATCGGTCACCATAGGGGGCGCTAAGAATGCCGCTCTTCCCTTGATGACCGCTTGTCTATTGACTTCTGAACCTCTTGTTTTAGAAAACATTCCCAATCTGGCTGACATCCATAGTCTGAAAAATTTGCTTGAATCCTTGGGCGTCAGTTGTTCCTTAGACATGAATGATCGTCGCATGACTCTGCAGGCCCAAGATCCATCCATTCATGCAGACTATGAACTTGTGCGTAAAATGCGGGCATCCATCTTGGTGCTTGGTCCTTTGCTAGCCCGAAAAAGAAAAGCAACAGTTTCCTTGCCCGGCGGCTGTGCCATTGGAACCCGCCCCGTAGATTTGCACCTAAAAGGCCTAGAGAAATTGGGTGCCTCAATTGAATTAAAAGACGGTTATATTTTTGCAGAAGCTCCAGATGGTCTTAAGGGCGCTGATGTTGCCTTTCCTCTCGTTTCCGTCACGGGCACAGAAAATTTGTTAATGGCCGCCACTTTAGCCAAAGGGCAAACACGACTGCTGAATGCTGCTCGGGAACCTGAAGTTATAGACTTGGCTAACTGCCTGGTCAAAATGGGAGCCAAAATTGAAGGGATAGGATCAGATACTTTGATTGTTCAGGGAGTTGACTCTTTAAGGGGAACTACTCATTCCGTCATTCCCGATCGCATAGAAATGGGAACCTACATTATGGCCGCCCTGGTCACCAAGGGAAAACTTGAAATTAAGAATGCATCTTTAGACCTTTTGCCAACAGTCAAAAATATTTTAGAAGATGTGGGGGCTGTATTTGAACAACACGAGCACAGCTTCACCGTACATGCGCCCCATGGTTTAAAATGCGTCAATGTCATTACTGAGCCCTTCCCAGGGTTCCCCACAGATCTTCAGGCCCAATTTATGACCCTTATGTGTGCCAGCACGGGTAACTCCATGATTACGGAAACCATTTTTGAAAACCGGTTTATGCATGTGGCGGAGCTCATTCGAATGGGCGCCAACATTCACATTCATGGATCAACCGCCATGGTCACAGGTGGCGCTGAATTAAGG
This genomic interval from Alphaproteobacteria bacterium contains the following:
- the murA gene encoding UDP-N-acetylglucosamine 1-carboxyvinyltransferase produces the protein MDKLRIQGGFPLKGSVTIGGAKNAALPLMTACLLTSEPLVLENIPNLADIHSLKNLLESLGVSCSLDMNDRRMTLQAQDPSIHADYELVRKMRASILVLGPLLARKRKATVSLPGGCAIGTRPVDLHLKGLEKLGASIELKDGYIFAEAPDGLKGADVAFPLVSVTGTENLLMAATLAKGQTRLLNAAREPEVIDLANCLVKMGAKIEGIGSDTLIVQGVDSLRGTTHSVIPDRIEMGTYIMAALVTKGKLEIKNASLDLLPTVKNILEDVGAVFEQHEHSFTVHAPHGLKCVNVITEPFPGFPTDLQAQFMTLMCASTGNSMITETIFENRFMHVAELIRMGANIHIHGSTAMVTGGAELRGAPVMATDLRASASLVLAGLMAHGETLVQRIYHLDRGYESMEEKLKSCGAHIERISQPDTVIK
- the dcd gene encoding dCTP deaminase, which translates into the protein MGIMPDTWIREQAKKGMITPFAENQVASGKISYGLSSYGYDARAAREFKIFTNVDSAIVDPKNFSNSSFVDRETDVCILPPNSFALARTVEYFKIPRDVLVICLGKSTYARCGIIVNVTPLEPEWEGHVTLEFSNTTPLPAKIYANEGVCQFLFFKGDSLCEVSYKDRAGKYMAQTGVTLPKILSK
- a CDS encoding ribbon-helix-helix domain-containing protein; the protein is MLRHLHKKSFTLMGHQTSIALEPEFWEELSKIAVLNKVSLAGLISKIDENRTNQKLPHSLASCLRLYVLKYLKNKEIM
- a CDS encoding DegT/DnrJ/EryC1/StrS family aminotransferase; this translates as MNKTNTVAFIDLKTQLETIRPNIDGAIKKVLDHGHFIMGPEVVEFEKDLSAFTHMPHVISCSNGTDAITIALMALDVGPGDAVFVPSFTFISTAEVVALRGATPVFVDIDLRTYTMCPISLERSIHHAKKLGLNLKGIISVDLFGQPSDHDKINELAKAHKLWTIVDGAQSFGATYKGKSTFAYGLIGTTSFFPAKPLGGYGDGGAIFTQDSELADAMKSIRLHGQGKVRYETSRLGLTGRIDTLQAAILIEKLKIFAHEMKLRNKVAAHYSAALKDVATVPFVPEHGGSVWAQYTLRITNRDHVRDHLNQQGIPAVVYYPHPLHTQAPYREFPRDPEGLKVTDHCAKEVISLPMHPYLTEDVQNRIIEGVRGAV
- a CDS encoding phosphatidylglycerophosphatase A, translated to MRNALKYFLTFFGLGLWPKMPGTWGSLGAIPLGVILLYFGGPKAILTVALFLFFLSWLATRIYTADSTIKDPQEIVIDEVIGMLISMAFCHNDPILILLAFILFRLFDIFKIGPVRWAQNLSGNPWKESLGVILDDTLAGLYTGLIVYGVSCFR
- a CDS encoding EamA family transporter produces the protein MKPKHIFAAVLLAVIWGLNFPVMKMGLHTMSPLVFSALRSVCVWPLLFFIPRPPSWKMIGMLGLFIGTFQLPLILLAIYWGLPAGLVALLGQMQVFFTLVLGIIWLKEWPNWQNWVSMIIAFMGIGLIAFQVETNTFSTYGLSAVLLVAIFCAISNIAMRSAHQLNMVHLILWMNIIPPIPLLGLSWVVEGKDVFVNSFTHISLETTITLLYSSFISGVVGYSIWGFLLKKYPPAKVLHFALLIPVTSMLFGFLFLNEVPTRLILLGAVFVLSGLALNQFNLKKKVLEVQTITEE